Within Sphingobium sp. SCG-1, the genomic segment GCAACCGCTGCGGCACCAGCGCTTCGGGTCCGCCCGGCACCGGTATCCCAATCGCCATCATGTCGGTGGGAAGCGCAGGAGATTGGGCCGTTTGCGTAACCATAGGCTGCTGTACCTTGCGAATGCTGCACCGCCGCAAAAAACGCGATCAGCGGTTTGGCGTCCTTATTGACAGAGTGGGCATTAGGGTCAACATTCCTGCCATGGACATGGAAGAATATCAGCCCCGCAGGGCCGATGACATTCTGACGGCGCTGACGCGGCAGGATCTCGATCCGTTTTCCGTGGGCGAACTCGATGCCCGGATCGAAACTCTGAAGGCCGAAATAGATCGAACGCAGCGACGGCGTGACTACGCCGTTAACCATAAAGCAAGCGCCGAGGCCCTATTCAGGAAATGACTCCAGACCGGCCTGGCCGCCTCTTTCGGCAATCGCGCGAAGAGACGCAGGCAAGCGGCATGGGGCCAGGTACGGCGCAAGAGGCGGGCAGATTTCGCCCATCCCTTGATCGTACCGAATGCGATGCCGACATAGGGTCTGACACGCCCGTTCTTTGGGCACAGGAGTAACGTCAAATGCCTTCCTTCGCCGCCGCGCTAGAAACCACGCTGCACAATGCGCTCACCCATGCGTCCGAGCGTCGCCATGAATATGCGACGCTTGAGCATCTGTTGTTGGCGCTCATCGACGATGAACATGCGTCCAAGGTCATGCAGGCCTGCGGCGTGGACATCGGCGAATTGGGCGATGCGGTTACGCAATATCTCGATACCGAACTCGACAGCCTGAAGGTGGAAGGCGCGACCGACCCCTCCCCCACCAGCGGCTTCCAGCGCGTCGTCCAGCGCGCGATCCTGCATGTGCAATCCTCCGGCAAGGATGAAGTGACAGGCGCCAACGTCCTTGTTGCGCTCTTCTCGGAACGCGAAAGCTATGCCGTGTATTTCCTGCAGCAGCAGGACATGAGCCGCCTGGATGCGGTCAGCTTTCTCAGCCATGGGGTCGGCAAAGGCACCGCCGCGCCCGAACCACGAGAGGTCAAGGGCGCCGTGGAAGACGAAAAGAAAACGGACGGCAAGGGCAAGAAGGACAGCGCCCTCGATCAGTTCACCGTGAACCTCAACGAGAAGGCGAAGAACGGCAAGGTCGATCCGCTGATTGGCCGTGGCCCGGAAGTCGATCGCACGATCCAGATCCTCTGCCGCCGGTCTAAGAACAACCCGCTCTATGTCGGTGATCCCGGCGTCGGCAAAACCGCGATCGCGGAAGGGCTGGCGCGCAAGATCGTAGAGGGCGAAGTGCCT encodes:
- a CDS encoding DUF1192 domain-containing protein translates to MDMEEYQPRRADDILTALTRQDLDPFSVGELDARIETLKAEIDRTQRRRDYAVNHKASAEALFRK